Proteins found in one Sphingomonas sp. SORGH_AS_0879 genomic segment:
- the glgX gene encoding glycogen debranching protein GlgX, which yields MTALPDQILPGSPHPLGATFDGEGVNFAVFSANADRIELCVFDPQGKRELKRYTLPECTDEIWHGYLPDVGPGLLYGYRAHGPYEPEAGHRFNPNKLLLDPYARKLHGEIKWTDALHGYQIRSKKEDLSFDKRDSAAAMPKAVVVDDHFDWSRDVKPNTPWSETVIYEAHVKGLTKLMELVPPRERGTYAGLGHPAVIKHLKRIGVTAIELLPIHSFTQDRFLQEKGLRNYWGYNTLGFFAPEQAYFATDTQDELRRAVHKLHKAGIEVILDVVYNHTCEGSEKGPTLSWRGLDNASYYRLVQDQPRYTINDTGTGNTLNLSKARVIQMVADSLRYWATSFGVDGFRFDLGLTLGREADGFDPGSAFFDVLRQDPVLGRLKLLTEPWDVGPGGYQLGNFPPGFSEWNDKYRDTVRKFWRGDPGQRGELAARLSGSGDLFDRRARRPWASLNMLAAHDGFTLADTVMYEERHNEANKEDNRDGHSENYSRNWGAEGPTEDESINAARGRVMRSMMTTLLASLGTPMIVAGDEFGRTQQGNNNAYCQDNEISWLDWKAAASEEGEAMIAFTARLAELRRRYQVLRAPQFLYGQDTPGHGINDIEWWDERGEQLSAEDWDNPEGRALMMRRAAATEDGAVEAVSLLLNASPDPITFTLPAPHVSRTILIDSAKPEQGEVEIEDSYEVEPQSAVLITWRDVVSA from the coding sequence TTGACCGCATTGCCCGACCAGATTCTTCCCGGCTCGCCGCACCCGCTCGGTGCCACCTTCGATGGTGAGGGCGTCAATTTCGCCGTCTTCTCGGCCAATGCCGACCGGATCGAGCTTTGCGTATTCGACCCGCAAGGCAAGCGCGAGCTGAAGCGCTATACGCTGCCCGAATGCACCGATGAGATTTGGCATGGCTATCTGCCCGATGTCGGTCCGGGCCTGCTCTACGGCTACCGCGCCCACGGCCCTTACGAGCCGGAGGCCGGTCATCGCTTCAATCCCAACAAGCTGTTGCTCGATCCCTATGCGCGCAAGCTGCATGGCGAGATCAAGTGGACCGACGCGCTGCACGGCTATCAGATCCGGTCCAAGAAAGAGGATCTCAGCTTCGACAAGCGTGATAGCGCCGCCGCCATGCCCAAGGCAGTGGTGGTGGACGATCACTTCGACTGGTCGCGCGACGTGAAGCCCAACACCCCCTGGTCGGAAACCGTCATCTACGAGGCCCATGTGAAGGGCCTGACCAAGCTGATGGAACTGGTTCCCCCGCGCGAGCGGGGCACCTATGCGGGACTCGGCCATCCGGCGGTCATCAAGCATCTGAAGCGGATCGGCGTCACCGCGATCGAACTCCTCCCGATCCACAGCTTCACCCAGGACCGGTTCCTTCAGGAAAAGGGGCTGCGCAATTACTGGGGCTACAACACCCTTGGTTTCTTCGCGCCCGAGCAGGCCTATTTCGCGACCGACACCCAGGATGAACTGCGCCGCGCGGTGCACAAGCTGCACAAGGCGGGGATCGAGGTGATCCTCGACGTCGTCTACAACCATACTTGCGAGGGATCGGAAAAGGGCCCGACCCTGTCCTGGCGCGGGCTGGACAATGCCAGCTATTATAGGCTGGTCCAGGATCAGCCGCGCTATACGATCAACGACACCGGCACCGGCAACACGTTGAACCTGTCCAAGGCGCGGGTGATCCAGATGGTGGCGGACTCGCTGCGCTATTGGGCGACCAGCTTCGGCGTGGACGGTTTCCGCTTCGACCTGGGCCTGACGCTGGGGCGCGAGGCGGACGGCTTCGATCCGGGTTCGGCCTTTTTCGACGTGCTGCGGCAGGACCCGGTGCTGGGGCGGCTGAAGCTGCTGACCGAGCCTTGGGACGTGGGACCGGGCGGCTATCAGCTCGGCAATTTCCCGCCCGGCTTCTCCGAGTGGAACGACAAATATCGCGACACGGTGCGCAAATTCTGGCGAGGCGACCCCGGCCAGCGCGGCGAACTGGCAGCGCGCCTGTCGGGTTCGGGCGACCTGTTCGACCGGCGGGCGCGACGTCCCTGGGCCAGCCTCAACATGCTCGCCGCGCATGACGGTTTCACGCTCGCGGATACCGTGATGTACGAGGAACGGCATAACGAGGCGAACAAGGAAGACAATCGCGACGGCCATTCGGAAAATTACTCGCGCAACTGGGGCGCGGAAGGGCCGACCGAGGACGAGAGCATCAACGCCGCGCGCGGTCGCGTGATGCGGTCGATGATGACGACCCTCCTCGCCTCGCTGGGCACGCCGATGATCGTGGCGGGCGACGAGTTCGGCCGGACGCAGCAGGGCAACAACAACGCCTATTGCCAGGACAATGAGATCAGCTGGCTCGACTGGAAGGCCGCCGCGTCCGAAGAGGGCGAGGCGATGATCGCCTTCACCGCGCGGCTTGCCGAACTGCGCCGCCGCTATCAGGTGCTGCGTGCGCCGCAATTCCTGTACGGGCAGGATACGCCGGGCCATGGCATCAACGATATCGAATGGTGGGACGAGCGCGGCGAGCAGTTGAGCGCCGAGGATTGGGACAATCCCGAGGGTCGCGCGCTGATGATGCGCCGCGCCGCCGCGACCGAGGACGGCGCGGTGGAGGCGGTATCGCTGCTGCTCAACGCCTCGCCCGATCCGATCACCTTCACCCTGCCCGCGCCCCATGTCTCACGCACCATCCTGATCGACAGCGCCAAGCCCGAACAGGGCGAGGTCGAGATTGAGGACAGCTATGAGGTCGAACCGCAGAGCGCGGTCCTGATCACATGGCGGGACGTGGTGTCCGCATGA
- the treZ gene encoding malto-oligosyltrehalose trehalohydrolase, producing the protein MTHWGPELRDGADTRFRLWAPDRDAVTLEIDGAPSVPMTRDDEGWFTAEAAAGPGSRYRFRLDADLAVPDPASRLQSGGVHGWSVVVDPSFAWSATEWRGRPWEETVLVEVHAGTLGGFAGIREQLSAIAASGITAIEVMPINAFGGTRNWGYDGVLPYAVAEPYGSPAELKTLVDTAHGLGLSVFLDVVYNHFGPDGNYLNAYAGAFFHPEIDTPWGGAVAVDADPVHRFFVDNALMWLRDYRIDGLRFDAVHAIANDGFLDRMASEIRAALPERHVHLVLENEKNDAERLGPGRYDAQWNDDFHNVLHVLLTGETSAYYGDFAERPAERLARCLKDGFIYQGEGSPNHDGAPRGKPSGHLPSTAFVAFLQNHDQVGNRAMGERLIHLTDRDRLRAATALLLLGPQIPLLFMGEDEGSESPFLFFTDFHDELADAVREGRRREFAKFDAFADEEARKNIPDPNAAATFEASIPKPGPAAGEWRALYRELLSLRRTHIVPRLKGAVGLSAEVQGDAGVKARWRMADGATLTIAIDLGDAPTLPEGEEGNPIYREGDRFAAWIET; encoded by the coding sequence ATGACGCATTGGGGCCCCGAACTGCGAGACGGCGCGGATACCCGGTTCCGCCTATGGGCGCCGGATCGGGACGCGGTGACACTGGAGATCGACGGCGCGCCATCGGTGCCGATGACCCGCGACGATGAGGGCTGGTTCACCGCCGAGGCCGCCGCCGGACCGGGCAGCCGATACCGCTTCCGGCTGGACGCCGATCTGGCGGTGCCCGATCCCGCTTCACGCCTCCAGTCGGGCGGTGTCCATGGCTGGAGCGTGGTGGTGGACCCAAGCTTCGCCTGGAGCGCGACCGAATGGCGCGGGCGGCCTTGGGAAGAAACGGTGCTGGTGGAGGTTCATGCGGGCACGCTGGGCGGCTTTGCCGGTATCCGCGAGCAACTCTCCGCCATCGCCGCGTCGGGGATCACCGCGATCGAGGTGATGCCGATCAACGCCTTCGGTGGGACCCGCAACTGGGGCTATGACGGCGTCCTGCCCTATGCCGTGGCGGAACCCTATGGCTCACCGGCGGAATTGAAGACGCTGGTCGATACCGCCCATGGCCTGGGGCTCTCCGTCTTCCTCGACGTGGTGTATAATCACTTCGGCCCGGACGGGAATTACCTGAACGCCTATGCCGGGGCCTTCTTCCATCCCGAGATCGACACCCCTTGGGGCGGCGCGGTGGCGGTGGATGCCGATCCGGTGCATCGATTCTTCGTCGACAACGCCCTGATGTGGTTGCGCGACTATCGGATCGACGGACTGCGCTTCGATGCGGTCCATGCCATCGCCAATGACGGCTTTCTCGACCGGATGGCGAGCGAGATCCGTGCCGCCCTGCCCGAACGCCATGTGCATCTCGTTCTGGAAAACGAGAAGAACGATGCCGAACGATTGGGGCCGGGCCGCTATGACGCACAATGGAACGACGATTTCCACAATGTCCTGCATGTCCTGCTGACGGGTGAAACCAGTGCCTATTATGGCGATTTCGCCGAACGCCCCGCCGAACGGCTCGCGCGCTGTTTGAAGGATGGGTTCATCTATCAGGGCGAAGGCTCGCCCAATCATGACGGCGCGCCGCGCGGCAAGCCGTCCGGCCATCTGCCGAGCACCGCCTTCGTCGCCTTTCTGCAAAATCACGATCAGGTCGGCAACCGCGCCATGGGCGAGCGGCTGATACACCTGACCGATCGAGACAGGTTGCGCGCGGCGACCGCGTTGCTGTTGCTCGGCCCGCAAATCCCCCTGTTGTTCATGGGTGAGGATGAAGGCAGCGAAAGCCCCTTCCTGTTCTTCACCGACTTTCACGACGAGCTGGCCGATGCGGTGCGCGAAGGCCGCCGTCGTGAATTCGCCAAGTTCGATGCCTTCGCCGACGAGGAAGCGCGCAAGAATATTCCCGATCCCAATGCCGCCGCGACCTTCGAGGCTTCGATCCCCAAGCCCGGCCCCGCCGCCGGGGAATGGCGCGCGCTGTATCGCGAATTGCTGAGCCTGCGCCGGACGCACATCGTCCCCCGCCTGAAAGGCGCGGTCGGGCTGTCGGCGGAAGTGCAGGGCGATGCGGGCGTCAAGGCGCGCTGGCGGATGGCCGATGGTGCGACGCTGACCATCGCGATCGACCTGGGCGACGCGCCGACATTGCCCGAGGGGGAAGAAGGCAATCCGATCTATCGTGAGGGCGACCGCTTCGCCGCCTGGATCGAGACATGA
- the malQ gene encoding 4-alpha-glucanotransferase: MSDLHARAEAAGLSLQWQDAKGKMQTVSDEVLTAILERLDTDTGEPTFLSGDVGRELALPQCWKAGPALLTLEIGETLSVTLAGDGEDIRLPAQTLSGYHRLEQDGRQVTLAIAPPRCPAPPAGRHWGSAVQIPSLREGGGAYGDFASLAEAAWALGQAGAAALAISPVHALFPADASRFSPYAPSSRLFRNIWLAPAGEPVVQEDELIDWASAAPDRMRDLRLAYDRLSEVEQQAFADWRERAGERLEAQARYDALHAYFHQRDRAAGWPDWPSAYHDPTGDAVAAFAAEHQDAIRFHAFAQWHADRALQTASDAARASGMAIGLIADLAIGVAGNGADGWSRPQDLLTGLSIGAPPDPLGPNGQNWGITALSPFALRRKGFAPFIQTLRAVFAHAGGVRIDHALGLCRLWVVPDGAPADQGAYLAMPFADMLRILKIEAHRANDGRGAIVIGEDLGTVPPGFRDVMADAGMLGMRVLPFERDEDGAFTPPDRWDEQAIAMTATHDIPTVAGWWKGRDLEWRAQIAGHPVATEDRRTRAEERTALWQSLGKGEPEPVDPVPVVEAAVRGVASTPCPLAIVPIEDLLGLDEQPNLPGTTDEHPNWRRRLPSELASALCDPAVSRRIAILNAR; the protein is encoded by the coding sequence ATGAGCGATCTTCACGCCCGCGCCGAAGCGGCCGGACTGTCGCTGCAATGGCAGGATGCCAAGGGAAAGATGCAGACGGTATCCGACGAGGTGCTGACGGCCATTCTCGAACGGCTGGATACCGATACGGGCGAGCCGACCTTCCTGTCCGGGGATGTGGGGCGGGAACTCGCCCTGCCTCAGTGCTGGAAGGCTGGCCCTGCGCTACTGACGCTGGAGATCGGCGAAACCCTCTCAGTCACCTTGGCGGGGGACGGCGAAGACATTCGCCTGCCTGCCCAGACTCTATCGGGCTATCATCGGCTGGAGCAGGACGGGCGACAGGTCACGCTCGCCATTGCCCCGCCGCGATGCCCGGCACCGCCAGCCGGGCGCCATTGGGGCAGCGCGGTCCAGATACCGTCCTTGCGCGAAGGCGGCGGTGCTTATGGCGATTTCGCCAGCCTGGCCGAGGCAGCCTGGGCTCTCGGACAAGCCGGAGCAGCCGCACTGGCGATCAGTCCGGTCCATGCGCTTTTCCCGGCGGATGCAAGCCGCTTCAGCCCCTATGCCCCCTCAAGCCGCCTGTTCCGCAACATCTGGCTCGCCCCGGCGGGGGAGCCGGTCGTTCAGGAGGACGAGCTGATCGACTGGGCCAGCGCCGCGCCCGATCGGATGCGGGACTTGCGGCTGGCCTATGACCGGCTTTCCGAAGTCGAGCAGCAGGCGTTCGCCGACTGGCGCGAGCGGGCCGGAGAGAGGCTGGAGGCTCAGGCCCGCTATGACGCGCTCCACGCCTATTTCCACCAGCGGGACCGCGCCGCCGGATGGCCCGATTGGCCTAGCGCCTATCATGATCCGACCGGCGACGCGGTGGCGGCTTTCGCCGCCGAGCACCAAGACGCGATCCGCTTCCATGCATTCGCACAGTGGCATGCCGACCGTGCGTTGCAGACGGCTTCGGATGCCGCGCGTGCGAGCGGCATGGCGATCGGCCTGATCGCCGACCTCGCCATCGGCGTCGCGGGCAACGGGGCCGATGGCTGGAGCCGGCCGCAGGATCTGCTGACCGGCCTGTCGATCGGCGCACCGCCCGATCCGCTGGGCCCGAACGGACAGAATTGGGGGATCACTGCCCTCTCCCCCTTCGCGCTGCGCCGAAAGGGTTTTGCCCCCTTCATCCAGACGCTTCGTGCCGTCTTCGCCCATGCGGGCGGGGTGCGGATCGACCACGCGCTGGGGCTGTGTCGCCTGTGGGTGGTGCCTGATGGCGCCCCCGCCGATCAGGGTGCCTATCTGGCGATGCCCTTCGCCGACATGCTGCGCATCCTGAAGATCGAGGCGCACCGAGCCAATGACGGGCGCGGGGCGATCGTGATCGGGGAAGATTTAGGCACCGTACCTCCGGGCTTTCGCGATGTGATGGCGGACGCCGGGATGCTCGGGATGCGCGTCCTGCCGTTCGAGCGGGACGAGGATGGTGCCTTCACGCCGCCCGACCGCTGGGACGAACAGGCGATCGCGATGACCGCGACGCACGACATCCCGACCGTCGCGGGATGGTGGAAGGGGCGCGATCTGGAATGGCGCGCGCAAATCGCCGGGCATCCTGTCGCGACCGAGGATCGCCGGACCCGTGCCGAGGAACGGACGGCGCTTTGGCAGAGCCTCGGCAAAGGGGAACCCGAGCCGGTGGACCCCGTTCCGGTCGTAGAGGCAGCCGTGCGCGGCGTGGCTTCGACCCCCTGCCCGCTCGCCATCGTTCCGATCGAGGACCTGTTGGGACTGGACGAGCAACCCAATCTGCCCGGCACCACGGACGAGCATCCCAACTGGCGCCGCCGCCTGCCAAGTGAACTGGCCTCCGCTCTCTGCGATCCCGCCGTCTCGCGTCGGATCGCGATCCTCAACGCCCGCTGA
- the treY gene encoding malto-oligosyltrehalose synthase, protein MTPRATYRFQFHMGFPFAEAEALIPYLDRLGISHVYASPITTAAAGSMHGYDVIDPTRINPELGGEAAFRSLSEAARRHGMGVIIDIVPNHMGVAGGGNRWWNDVLAHGQASRYARFFDIDWSRKLVLPILGEPLTKVIADGQITVERREGRAEIVAYGEHRLPLCDEDQDAAETIALPELLDRQHYRLASWRVSNDELNWRRFFTINDLAGLRVEDDAVFEETHALYFRLYEEGLIDGVRIDHVDGLTDPFGYCRRLRARFDAIARDDGNRAYIVVEKILAADEAMGSDWGVDGTSGYDFMEEVAALLHAPEGTRPLGELWAQLSGRSVEFAPEELQARQDLLSWQFAGQLDQCVAAFAKLLASVPELEGAITTAMLRRAIERLLWVFPVYRTYGPDAPETDEPIRAEVRQRVARFVPPGEAFVVDRILDWLSGEGPGDEVLLSEAVRRFQQLSAPIAAKAVEDTAFYRHAILLSRNDVGFDAGRLSLSVAAFHERMAGRAERFPHAMLTTATHDHKRGEDVRARLAVLSAIPDRWREQVKQWERQTMALSEGLDPADWYMLIQTLVGAWPEPDDMADFAERIAAWQEKSLREAKLRSSWEAPDSDYEARCNALAKALIEEDAGAEFRDGMTRLLADIAPAARANSLVQVALRYTMPGIPDCYQGTEFADLSLVDPDNRRPVDYAAREQALESGGVAKQALIADLLRLRRADPDLFTTGSYHPLPITGHGRDRAIAFERRQGATSLLCVSGLRLAALMDADGRIDWRDTEVALPEGPKRLAELLNDGPVWYQLRPA, encoded by the coding sequence ATGACCCCGCGCGCGACATACCGCTTTCAGTTTCACATGGGCTTCCCCTTTGCCGAGGCGGAGGCGCTGATCCCCTATCTCGACCGGCTGGGGATCAGTCATGTCTATGCCTCGCCGATCACCACCGCGGCGGCGGGATCGATGCATGGTTACGACGTGATCGACCCGACCCGGATCAACCCCGAATTGGGCGGCGAAGCGGCATTCCGCAGCCTGTCCGAAGCGGCGCGTCGGCACGGGATGGGCGTCATCATCGATATCGTCCCCAACCATATGGGCGTAGCGGGCGGCGGAAATCGCTGGTGGAACGATGTGCTGGCCCATGGACAGGCCAGCCGCTATGCGCGGTTCTTCGACATCGACTGGTCGCGCAAGCTGGTCCTGCCGATCCTGGGCGAGCCGCTGACGAAGGTGATCGCGGACGGTCAGATCACCGTCGAGCGTCGTGAGGGACGTGCGGAGATCGTGGCGTATGGCGAACACCGCCTGCCCCTCTGCGACGAGGATCAGGACGCGGCGGAGACCATCGCCCTGCCGGAATTGCTCGACCGGCAGCATTACCGACTGGCGTCATGGCGCGTATCCAATGACGAACTGAATTGGCGGCGCTTTTTCACCATCAACGATCTGGCCGGGCTGCGCGTCGAGGACGATGCGGTTTTCGAGGAAACGCATGCGCTGTATTTCCGCCTGTATGAGGAGGGGCTGATCGACGGCGTTCGGATCGACCATGTCGACGGACTGACCGATCCCTTCGGCTATTGCCGCAGACTTCGCGCGCGTTTCGATGCCATCGCCCGCGATGACGGCAACCGCGCCTATATCGTGGTGGAGAAGATCCTCGCCGCCGATGAAGCGATGGGCAGCGACTGGGGCGTCGACGGCACCAGCGGCTATGACTTCATGGAAGAGGTTGCCGCGCTTCTCCACGCTCCCGAAGGGACCCGTCCGCTGGGCGAGCTATGGGCCCAGTTGAGCGGTCGCTCGGTCGAATTCGCACCGGAGGAATTGCAGGCGCGCCAGGACCTGTTGTCCTGGCAGTTCGCGGGGCAGTTGGACCAATGTGTCGCCGCCTTTGCAAAGCTCCTCGCCTCGGTGCCCGAGCTTGAGGGTGCGATCACCACCGCGATGCTGCGGCGCGCGATCGAGCGCCTGCTTTGGGTCTTTCCCGTCTATCGCACCTATGGCCCCGACGCGCCCGAAACCGATGAACCGATCCGGGCCGAAGTGCGCCAACGGGTCGCCCGCTTCGTGCCGCCGGGGGAAGCTTTCGTGGTGGACCGGATACTGGATTGGCTTTCCGGCGAAGGACCGGGCGACGAAGTCCTTTTGAGCGAAGCGGTACGGCGCTTTCAGCAGCTGTCCGCCCCCATCGCGGCGAAGGCGGTCGAGGACACGGCCTTTTATCGCCATGCCATCCTCCTCTCGCGCAACGATGTCGGGTTCGATGCGGGCCGGTTGAGCCTGTCCGTCGCCGCATTCCATGAACGCATGGCGGGTCGGGCGGAGCGCTTTCCCCATGCCATGCTGACCACGGCGACGCACGACCACAAGCGTGGCGAGGATGTCCGCGCACGGCTCGCGGTGCTTAGCGCGATACCGGATCGATGGCGCGAGCAGGTCAAGCAATGGGAACGACAGACCATGGCTCTATCGGAGGGCCTCGACCCGGCGGACTGGTATATGCTGATCCAGACGCTGGTCGGCGCATGGCCCGAGCCCGACGACATGGCCGACTTCGCCGAGCGCATCGCCGCCTGGCAGGAGAAGTCGCTCCGCGAGGCGAAGCTCCGTTCGTCCTGGGAAGCCCCGGACAGCGACTATGAAGCCCGATGCAACGCGCTGGCCAAGGCGCTGATCGAGGAGGACGCCGGGGCGGAATTCCGCGACGGGATGACGCGATTGCTGGCCGATATCGCACCGGCGGCGCGGGCCAATAGCCTGGTGCAGGTCGCCTTGCGCTACACGATGCCCGGCATTCCCGATTGCTATCAGGGCACCGAGTTCGCCGATCTGAGCCTGGTCGATCCCGACAATCGTCGTCCCGTCGACTATGCCGCACGCGAGCAGGCGCTGGAAAGTGGGGGCGTCGCCAAGCAGGCACTGATCGCCGACCTGCTTCGCCTTCGCCGGGCCGACCCCGACTTGTTCACGACCGGCTCCTACCATCCCCTGCCGATCACCGGACATGGACGCGACCGGGCGATCGCCTTCGAGCGGCGACAGGGCGCTACCAGCCTGCTCTGCGTCTCCGGCCTGAGGCTGGCGGCCTTGATGGATGCGGATGGCCGGATCGACTGGCGCGATACGGAGGTCGCGTTGCCCGAGGGCCCCAAGCGTCTGGCGGAGCTGCTGAACGACGGGCCGGTCTGGTATCAATTGCGTCCGGCCTGA
- a CDS encoding DNA-3-methyladenine glycosylase, translating into MDELPPDFYARDVDQVARALIGVTLTVGGVGGPIVETEAYDMADPASHSFIGRTARNAAMFGPPGSAYVYRIYGLHHCLNIVCGTPGSAVLIRAIEPRQGLDVMQTRRGARIAPRLLCAGPGRLCAALAIDRDLDGVSLTSPPFLLTQASGQSDIVSGPRIGISQAVDRQRRYGARHSPWLSRPFPNESAASQHR; encoded by the coding sequence ATGGACGAACTGCCCCCGGACTTCTATGCGCGCGACGTCGATCAGGTCGCGCGCGCGCTGATCGGGGTTACACTGACGGTCGGGGGCGTCGGCGGCCCGATCGTGGAGACCGAGGCCTATGACATGGCCGACCCCGCTTCGCACAGCTTCATCGGTCGGACCGCACGCAACGCGGCGATGTTCGGGCCGCCGGGTAGTGCCTATGTCTATCGCATCTACGGTCTTCACCACTGCCTGAACATCGTCTGTGGCACACCGGGCAGCGCCGTGCTGATCCGCGCCATCGAACCGCGTCAGGGCCTGGACGTGATGCAGACCCGGCGCGGTGCGCGGATCGCGCCCCGGCTGCTTTGCGCGGGACCGGGGCGGCTATGCGCCGCCCTGGCGATCGACCGCGATCTCGACGGCGTCTCGCTGACGTCGCCGCCTTTCCTTCTGACCCAAGCGTCCGGGCAGTCCGATATCGTCAGCGGTCCCCGCATCGGCATTTCGCAGGCCGTGGACCGGCAACGACGCTATGGCGCGAGGCATTCGCCCTGGCTCAGCCGTCCCTTTCCGAACGAAAGCGCCGCATCGCAACATAGATAA
- a CDS encoding TIGR02281 family clan AA aspartic protease: MFANPGVPLPLVIIVIAFVAAGILARRVPILRVAISLVSWVLLAGLLFVVLQQREQFDPYIQRAMQILNLQDQSVVGDTVRIRMAPDGHFWARVTIDGVTRRMLVDSGATLTALSTDTARAAGLRPAAPVFPVVLNTANGMIRAQTARVQSLRIGTIRADNVPVVVSAAFGETDVLGMNFLSRLKSWRVEGSTLILEPHHPQPPAEPS, from the coding sequence ATGTTTGCCAATCCGGGCGTTCCCCTGCCCCTGGTCATCATCGTCATTGCCTTCGTCGCCGCCGGTATCCTGGCGCGGCGGGTGCCGATTTTGCGGGTGGCGATCAGTCTGGTCAGTTGGGTCCTGCTGGCGGGCCTGCTGTTCGTCGTGCTGCAACAGCGCGAACAATTCGATCCCTATATCCAGCGCGCGATGCAGATCCTGAACTTGCAGGATCAAAGCGTCGTCGGCGACACGGTGCGCATCCGCATGGCGCCTGACGGGCATTTCTGGGCGCGGGTGACGATCGACGGCGTCACCCGCCGGATGCTGGTCGATAGCGGCGCGACCCTGACCGCTTTGTCGACCGACACCGCGCGTGCGGCGGGGCTCCGTCCCGCCGCGCCGGTCTTTCCGGTGGTGCTCAACACCGCGAATGGGATGATCCGCGCACAAACCGCACGCGTCCAGTCGCTGCGCATCGGCACGATCCGCGCCGACAATGTCCCCGTCGTCGTGTCGGCGGCATTCGGCGAGACCGACGTGCTGGGCATGAATTTCCTGTCCCGGCTGAAGAGTTGGCGCGTCGAGGGCTCGACCCTGATCCTGGAGCCCCATCATCCCCAGCCGCCGGCGGAGCCCTCATGA